The Brassica rapa cultivar Chiifu-401-42 unplaced genomic scaffold, CAAS_Brap_v3.01 Scaffold0686, whole genome shotgun sequence genome has a window encoding:
- the LOC117130820 gene encoding vacuolar-processing enzyme delta-isozyme-like: MSFLGHLQVLVFLYALLLFSAESRKTQLFDTESSADDGAEHENYGDKVDARDIPLLYLETKIQNAPVGSPQRQEAQKNLLEEINHRKQIDQNIIEILRLSLKKTDVLDLLTSTRTTGQPVVDDWDCYKTLVKSFKNQCGAKMEYDMKYAGALANICNMGVDVKKSVAAIEEACAH, translated from the exons ATGTCTTTTCTTGGTCATTTACaagttcttgtttttctttatgcTCTGCTTCTTTTCTCAGCAGAATCTCGCAAAACCCAACTATTTGATACAGAATCTAGCGCTGATGATGGTGCTGAACACGAAAACTACGGGGATAAG GTCGATGCGCGAGATATCCCTCTGTTATATCTCGAGACGAAG ATTCAAAACGCTCCTGTGGGGTCACCTCAAAGACAAGAAGCTCAGAAGAATCTGCTTGAGGAAATAAATCACAGGAAACAAATCGATCAGAACATTATAGAGATTCTTAGACTTTCACTCAAAAAAACCGATGTCTTAGATCTCTTAACTTCCACAAGAACAACAGGACAACCTGTTGTAGATGATTGGGACTGCTACAAGACTCTG GTTAAAAGTTTCAAGAATCAATGTGGAGCAAAGATGGAATACGATATGAAGTATGCAGGAGCACTTGCCAATATCTGCAATATGGGAGTGGATGTGAAGAAAAGTGTTGCAGCTATTGAAGAAGCTTGTGCCCATTAA